Proteins encoded by one window of Ktedonobacterales bacterium:
- a CDS encoding response regulator, with amino-acid sequence MTRKQQPLRIVVMGTDGRLSEVLVRNLCQWGYGAAVWGGNQQRAASQAGAADFLIIDLDGMEQELLAVGGSLDEPESLARPVARLTIALSSQPLRRKTLEALEAVLFVPKPFDMGVLRGYLMTLERVLAEGVTQPQEPVAPDRQVRVLAADDDSRMTEWACTVLSKSGRYIARAAHDGIEVLEQCLTWEPDCLVMDMMMPKMNGYQVLRCLRARPRLTRLPVVVLSALAEVEVRAEELSQPSLAVLKKPLRSADLLAAVERVLGMRRAEGSRGPLEVG; translated from the coding sequence ATGACAAGGAAGCAACAGCCACTGCGCATTGTGGTGATGGGAACAGATGGTCGGTTGAGTGAAGTGCTGGTGCGGAACCTCTGCCAGTGGGGGTATGGGGCTGCTGTCTGGGGGGGCAATCAGCAGAGGGCAGCCAGCCAGGCTGGCGCTGCGGATTTCTTGATTATTGATCTGGATGGAATGGAGCAAGAACTGCTGGCGGTGGGCGGCAGCCTCGATGAGCCAGAATCGCTTGCCCGGCCTGTGGCCCGCCTGACTATTGCGCTGAGCAGCCAACCCCTGCGGCGCAAGACGCTTGAGGCGCTGGAGGCGGTCTTGTTCGTCCCCAAGCCGTTTGACATGGGCGTGTTACGGGGGTATCTTATGACGCTGGAGAGGGTTCTCGCTGAGGGGGTAACTCAACCGCAAGAACCTGTGGCTCCTGATCGGCAGGTACGGGTGCTGGCAGCGGATGACGACAGCCGCATGACGGAATGGGCCTGTACGGTGCTGTCGAAGAGCGGGCGCTATATTGCCCGCGCGGCGCACGATGGGATTGAGGTGCTGGAGCAATGTCTTACCTGGGAGCCTGATTGCCTGGTGATGGATATGATGATGCCCAAGATGAATGGCTATCAGGTGCTGCGCTGTTTGCGGGCCAGGCCCAGGCTGACCCGTTTACCGGTGGTGGTGTTGAGCGCGCTGGCGGAAGTGGAGGTGCGGGCTGAGGAGTTGAGCCAGCCATCGCTCGCTGTCTTGAAAAAACCATTACGATCAGCCGATTTGCTCGCGGCGGTAGAGCGGGTACTGGGAATGAGGCGTGCTGAAGGATCGCGCGGCCCGCTTGAAGTGGGGTAG
- a CDS encoding response regulator transcription factor, giving the protein MVEEETGAEQSVNAQPKAKRILVVDDEERVLRSLRRILTASGYEALVAASGLQGLDLARQKTPDLVLLDLSMPGMDGLAVCRELRQCSSAPIIVVSAHGEEPFKVHALDLGADDYLTKPFGSDELLARIRACLRRSAGRQADEIEGEQTLTSEDGYVVMRLGSRTVMAGARRVRLTPKEFDLLYQLMAAADRVLTHRALLKTIWGPEYGDEKDYLRVFIRQLRRKVEQDPTHPRYILTEPGVGYIFRSH; this is encoded by the coding sequence GTGGTCGAGGAAGAAACTGGCGCTGAGCAATCAGTGAACGCGCAGCCGAAAGCAAAGCGGATTCTGGTGGTGGATGACGAGGAACGAGTGCTGCGCTCGTTACGGCGGATTCTGACCGCCAGCGGTTATGAGGCGCTGGTTGCGGCGAGTGGTCTGCAAGGGCTTGATCTGGCGCGGCAGAAAACGCCTGATCTGGTCTTGTTGGATTTATCCATGCCGGGGATGGATGGCCTGGCGGTCTGTCGTGAACTGCGTCAATGCTCATCAGCGCCAATTATCGTGGTCAGCGCCCACGGCGAAGAACCCTTTAAGGTACACGCGCTTGATCTGGGGGCCGATGATTATTTAACCAAGCCTTTTGGGTCCGATGAACTGCTGGCGCGGATACGGGCTTGCCTGCGGCGCAGTGCTGGACGCCAGGCAGATGAGATAGAAGGTGAGCAGACGCTGACGAGCGAAGATGGGTATGTGGTGATGCGTCTGGGGAGCCGTACCGTGATGGCAGGCGCCCGGCGGGTGCGCCTGACACCCAAGGAGTTTGATCTGCTGTATCAACTGATGGCGGCGGCTGATCGTGTGCTGACGCATCGCGCGCTGCTGAAAACGATCTGGGGACCAGAGTATGGAGATGAGAAGGATTACTTGCGTGTGTTTATCCGCCAACTGCGGCGCAAGGTGGAGCAAGACCCGACTCATCCTCGCTATATTCTTACTGAGCCAGGTGTTGGCTATATTTTTCGGTCACACTGA
- a CDS encoding ATP-binding protein yields MLPRSAPRLAAEPSPDLAQQIVYLERLASAGAEGLVVADTHDRCVFLNDLAATLGRSVTELNDLPVSAWLSHLLRGNCLMHENRPTLGDPVDIAALAASRHWLRFTSSAGSDTFHERKQCYALAPYPLYNEAGTLLGYALFLRNMMPLMQDEALENGLLSSVSHDLRTPLMVIKAAVTGLLQEGLQWDEALRRETLQDINEETDRLTTLVSALLEMSRIQGGALQLQTEWCDLAEIIHTVLDRLQKVTSQHRIVYDVAVSLPLIQGDFMQLDRVLSNLIENAAKYSPAGTEIRVTASLAEGEVQVSVQDQGCGIPAEERERVFEKFYRVKQRRGRSEALNDGFMERHAPTLAGGSGLGLAICRGIILAHQGRIWVEARAGKGSRFVFALPVEQSAPMTGRVAHDSGPFGGAPGPETSLEQEAVQEKVFGVGEESEEVEGAV; encoded by the coding sequence GTGCTACCACGATCAGCGCCCAGACTGGCTGCCGAGCCTTCTCCTGATCTCGCGCAGCAGATCGTCTATCTGGAGCGGCTGGCCTCGGCGGGCGCCGAAGGGCTGGTGGTAGCCGATACGCATGACCGCTGTGTCTTTCTGAACGACCTGGCGGCCACGCTTGGCAGAAGCGTCACAGAACTGAATGACCTGCCAGTCAGCGCCTGGCTTTCTCATCTGCTGCGGGGCAATTGCCTGATGCATGAGAACAGGCCGACCCTGGGCGACCCGGTGGATATTGCTGCGCTGGCTGCTTCCAGGCACTGGCTGCGCTTCACCTCTTCTGCCGGGAGCGATACGTTTCACGAACGCAAGCAGTGCTACGCGCTGGCTCCTTATCCTTTGTATAATGAGGCAGGAACGCTGCTAGGGTATGCGCTCTTTTTGCGTAATATGATGCCTTTGATGCAGGATGAGGCGCTGGAAAACGGGCTGCTTTCATCGGTTTCGCATGACCTGCGCACGCCCTTGATGGTGATTAAGGCGGCGGTCACGGGGCTGCTGCAAGAAGGGTTGCAGTGGGACGAGGCGCTGCGGCGCGAGACGCTGCAAGATATAAATGAGGAGACTGATCGCCTGACTACGCTGGTCAGCGCGCTGCTGGAGATGTCGCGCATCCAGGGTGGCGCGCTGCAACTCCAGACGGAGTGGTGTGATCTGGCGGAGATTATTCATACGGTGTTGGATCGCTTGCAGAAAGTGACAAGCCAGCATCGGATCGTGTATGATGTGGCGGTGTCGCTGCCGCTGATCCAGGGTGATTTTATGCAGCTTGATCGGGTGCTGAGCAACCTGATCGAGAATGCGGCCAAATACTCTCCGGCGGGGACGGAGATTCGGGTTACGGCGAGTCTGGCGGAGGGGGAAGTGCAGGTGAGTGTGCAGGATCAGGGATGTGGTATTCCAGCGGAGGAGCGCGAGCGCGTCTTTGAGAAGTTCTATCGTGTCAAGCAGCGGCGCGGGCGCTCGGAGGCTCTGAATGATGGGTTCATGGAGCGCCACGCGCCTACGCTGGCTGGAGGGTCCGGCCTGGGTCTGGCGATCTGTCGCGGGATTATCCTGGCACATCAGGGGCGTATCTGGGTCGAAGCGCGCGCCGGAAAAGGGTCGCGGTTTGTCTTTGCCCTTCCGGTTGAACAATCAGCGCCGATGACCGGCAGAGTTGCCCACGACAGCGGCCCATTCGGAGGGGCGCCTGGACCAGAAACCTCGCTGGAGCAAGAGGCGGTTCAGGAGAAAGTATTCGGCGTCGGCGAAGAGAGCGAGGAGGTAGAAGGTGCTGTTTGA
- a CDS encoding deoxynucleoside kinase: MTSARYPALNGARSLSAAVERGAFLAVAGNLGVGKTTLVELVTRATDFEPHYELAEENPYLARFYADMRAWGFHSQLFFLVKRSEQHRRLASSAATAVQDRTIYEDAEIWARNLYERGQIANEDYRLYSDLYEELCRGLPPPDLVLYLAASTETLKKRIAIRGRSFEAGIETSYVERLNQRYEEWAAAFDRCPLIRLETDEVDLAHSAEDRADVLRLIRASLSAHRPDVQWPVTLAPDTEPTL; this comes from the coding sequence ATGACTTCTGCGCGGTATCCGGCGCTCAATGGGGCGCGTTCCCTCTCGGCTGCGGTGGAGCGCGGGGCGTTCCTGGCGGTGGCGGGAAATCTGGGGGTTGGCAAAACAACGCTGGTAGAACTGGTGACGCGCGCTACTGATTTTGAGCCGCATTATGAGCTGGCCGAGGAGAATCCCTATCTGGCGCGCTTTTACGCGGATATGCGCGCCTGGGGCTTTCATTCGCAGCTCTTCTTTCTAGTGAAACGCTCCGAGCAGCATCGGCGGCTGGCGTCGAGCGCGGCGACGGCGGTGCAAGATCGCACAATCTATGAAGACGCGGAAATCTGGGCGCGCAACCTGTATGAGCGCGGGCAGATTGCCAATGAGGATTATCGGCTCTACAGCGATCTCTATGAAGAGTTGTGCCGGGGGCTGCCGCCGCCCGATCTGGTCCTCTATCTGGCGGCTTCGACGGAGACCCTCAAGAAGCGGATCGCTATTCGTGGGCGCTCGTTCGAGGCTGGGATTGAGACAAGCTATGTGGAGCGCCTGAACCAACGCTACGAGGAATGGGCGGCAGCGTTTGATCGCTGCCCGCTGATTCGCCTGGAGACAGACGAGGTTGATCTGGCGCATTCTGCCGAGGACCGCGCGGATGTGCTGCGTTTGATTCGCGCCTCGCTGAGCGCCCATCGCCCTGATGTTCAGTGGCCTGTGACGCTGGCTCCCGATACAGAACCCACGTTATAA